In the Pseudonocardia sediminis genome, GCCCGGCTGGGGGCCAGGGTCGCGGTGCCGGTGCACTGGGGGACCCTCGCCGTCACCGGCCTGCCGGGGATGCCCGGGCCGGTCGGGTCGAAGATGCGGCGCCTGCTCGTCGCGCCGCCCTACGAGTTCGCCGCCGCCGTGGCGGCCGCCGGGCACCCGACCGCCGTCCTGGTCGTCCCGCCGGGGGAGACTGTCTCCCCGGAGCGTGCGCGATGAGCGTGTTCACCTGGCTCGACGCCGAGCTGACGCCCGAGGCCGGGCAGGCCGCCTACCTCGCCGTCGCGGGCGGGGTGCTGCTCGGCTCGATCGTCCCGGTCGTGCCCACCGGTGCCGTCGTCGGCGCGGCGGCCGCGGTCGCGATGACGTCGCCGGCGCTGTCGCTGCCGCTGGTGCTGCTCATCTCCGCGGTCGCCGCGCTGGCCGGGGACCTGGTGACGTTCGGCGTCGCCCGGGCCGGGAGCGAGACCGTGGTCGGCTGGCTGACCCGCGGGCAGACCCCGGAGAGGCTGGAGAGGATGCGCGGCACGTTCGCCGAGCGCGGATGGCTGGTCGTGATGGTCGGGCGGATCGTGCCGGCCGGGCGGATCCCGGTGCTGGTCGCGGCCGCGGCGATGGGCCTGACGTGGCGACGGCTGGTGCCGGCCACCGCCGTCGGTGCGGTGCTGTGGGCGCTGCTCTACGGCGTGCTCGGGGTGGCGACCGGCGGGCTCTTCGACTCACCGGTGGTGGCCGCGCTCGTCGCGACGGTGCTGGTCCTGGTCGTCGGCGGGGTGTCGGCCCTGATCGGGCGATGGCGGTCCCGGCGCTCCACCGAGCCCGCGGCGGCCGCGGGTGCCCCGGAGCGTTCGTGACGCCGACTCCGGACCGGGGGAGGCAGCCGGAGCCCGGGCGGCTGGTGCGCGGCGGACGGTCGCTGGCGCGTGTCCTGCTGGTCTGGCTGACCGCCACGGTCACGCTCTGGGTGCTCGACGACGCCCTGTCCGGCTTCGCGATGGAGCACTGGTGGCTCGCCCCGGTGTGCGCGCTGCTGCTGGGGCTGCTGGCCGCCGTCGTCTGGCCACTGGTGATGCGGGTGGCGCTCCCGGTCGCGGTCTACACGTTCGGCCTCGGCGGTCTGGTGCTGCTCGCGGTGGCCGTCGTCGCGGTGTTCTCGGTGGTGCCCGGGGTGACGCTGGCCGGGCCGGTGGAGGCCCTCGCGGTCGTCCTCGGGACCGCGGTGGCCACGGTGCTGGTCAGCGCCCTGCTCGCGATCGACACCGACGAGATCTTCTTCCGCCGTACCGGGCGCCGGGCCCGCCGCCACGTCGCCGGCGGCGCCTCGCCGTCGCCCGGTGTGCTGTTCCTGCAGGTCGACGGCCTGGGCCTGCCGACGCTGCGGCGCGCGGTCCGCGACGGCACCATGCCGACGCTGGCGCGTTGGCTCGCCGACGGCAGCCACCACCTCGCCGGCTGGCACACCGACTGGAGCGCGCAGACCGGGGCCAGCCAGTGCGGCATCCTGCACGGCGACAACGACGACGTGGTCGGCTTCCGCTGGTACGAGAAGGACCGGCGCCGGGTCGTCACCTGCTCCTCGCCGGGCGACGCGGCCGAGATCGAGCGCCGCCACTCCGACGGGCACGGCCTCCTGAGCCAGGACGGCGCCGGACGCGGCAACCTGTTCACCGGCGACGCCGCGCACGTCAGCCTGACGCTGAGCGCGGTGCCGCTCCTGACCCGCGCCCGCGGCGGACGGGTCCGCCGCGACCGGATCGGCGCCGGCTACTACGCCTACTTCGCCAACCCGGTGAACGCCGTGCGGACGTTCGTCGCCGCGCTGGCCGACGTGGTGCGCGAGCTCGTCGACGCCGCGCGCCAGCGCCGCGCGGACGTCCGGCCCCGGATCCGCCGGGGTGGGCTCTACCCGCTGGCCCGCGCCGGGACGACCGTCGTCGCCCGCGACGTGCTCGTCTCCGCCCTGATCGAGGACATGCTCGCCGGGCGTCCGGTGGCCTACGCCGACTTCGTCGGCTACGACGAGGTCGCGCACCACTCGGGTATCGAGCGGGCCGACGCGCTGCACGTCCTGCGCACGATCGACCAGCAGATCGGACGGCTGGCGCGCGCCGCCGAGCTGGCGCCGCGACCGTACGAGCTGGTGGTGCTCTCCGACCACGGCCAGACTCAGGGCCAGGCGTTCACCGACCGGTTCGGCGAGTCGGTCGAGCACCTCGTCGGGCGGCTGTGCGGCGAGCCGGGGGACGACCCGGCCGGTGAGGAGCCGCCGGAGCCGGTCCGCGCCCCGCGCAGTGCCGACGGCTGGCAGCTGGGTGCGACGCTGGCCGAGGCGGGCAGCGGGGTCGGACCCGTCGCCCGGTTGTTGACGGCCCGGCGGACCCACGCCGACCGTGTCGCCGCCCGCACCGCGCCGGAGCGCCCGGCGAGCCGGGCGGCCCCCGACGTCCTCGTCCTCGCCTCCGGGCACACCGCGCTGGTCTCGTTCACCGCCGTCGAGGGACGGGCGTCGCTGGAGCGGGTCGAGCGCCGTTACCCCGACCTGCTGCCCGGCCTCGTCGACCACCCGGGCGTCGGGTTCCTGCTGGTCCGCGGCGAGCACGACGGTCCGATGGTGCTCGGCCGCGACGGCACCCACCGCCTGTCCGACGGCGTCGTCACCGGTGAGGACCCGCTGGAGCCCTACGGCCCGCACGCGGCCGCCCTCGTCGCACGGATGGACGGCTTCACGCACTGCGCCGACCTGATGGTCAACAGCCGCTACGACCCCGTGCGGGAGGACGCGTCACCGTTCGAGCCGCACGTCGGGTCGCACGGCGGGCTCGGTGGCCCGCAGAACGACGCGTTCGTGCTGTACCCGGCCGGCTGGTCCGGGCCCGAGACGGAGATCGTCGGGGCGGAGGCGCTGCACCGGGTGCTGCGCGGCTGGCTCACCGACCTCGGGCACCTGAACGCGGTGGAGGCCGGAGAGGCCCGGACCTCCGGCTGACGGGAAGAACCGGCCGGACGCGACGGAGGGGGGTGTCGCGCCCGGCCGGCGATCAGGGGACCGGTGGTCCTGGTGGGGCGGGGTCAGTTACCGCCCTGGCCGAACGGGTCGGCGCCGCCGAACGGGCTGGTCCCGCCCTGGCCCGAACCGCCCTGGGCGCCGTTGCCGGTGCTGGTCGTGGCGGCCTGGTCCGGGACGCTGCCCAGGGTGACCGGAACGGTCCGGGTGGCGCCGCCGTTGGTCACGGTCAGTGTCACGTTCTCGCCGGGGGCGTAGGTCCCGACGCGGGCGACGAGGTCGGTGAAGTCGCTGACCGGGGTGTCGCCGACCTTGGTCACCACGTCACCGGTCCTGAGCCCGGCCCGCTCGGCGGCCGAGCCGGGCTGCACGGTGGAGATCTGCGCGCCACCGGTCGCCGGGGTCGCGGCACCGGTGGCGCTGCTGGCCACGGTGCCCTGCACCCCGAGCTGGGGCTTGGTCGCGGTGCCGTTCGTCATCAGCTCCTGGGCGACGCGGCGGGCCTGGTCGACCGGGATCGCGAAACCGAGGCCGATGCTGCCGGCGTTCTGCCCGGACGTGGCGATCGCGGAGTTGATGCCCACGACCTGCCCGGCGAGGTTCACCAGCGGCCCGCCCGAGTTGCCCTGGTTGATCGGGGCGTCGGTCTGCAGGCCGTTGTAGACGACCGGCGCCTCGCCGTCCCCGCCCGCGGTGACGGTCCGGTTCTGCGCGCTGACGATGCCGGCGGTGACGGTGCCGGACAGGCCCTGCGGCGAGCCGATCGCGACGACCTGCTCGCCGACCTGCACGTCCCCGGACTGCCCGAGGGTGGCCGCGGTGAGCCCGGAGACGCCCTGCAGCTTGATCACCGCGAGGTCGTAGCTGGGCGAGGTGCCGACCACCGACGCGGTGTGCGACGAGCCGTCGGCCAGCGTCACCGAGATCTGCCCGCCCTGGGCGCCGGAGACGACGTGGTTGTTGGTGAGCACGTCGCCGTCGGCGGTGAGGATGACGCCGCTGCCCTCGGCGGTGCCCTGCGCGGTGCGGACCTGGATGTCGACCGTGCTCGGCATGGCCTTGGCGGCCGCGCCGGCGACGGTGCCGTCGGCGGGCGTGCTCGCCTGCGCCGGGCTGGACGCGCTGGTCAGCGTCGTCGAGCCGCCGCCGGAGGTGTCCATCAGCGCGTACGCGCCGCCGAACCCGACCCCGCCGCCGACGAGGCCGGCGGCCAGCGCCGCGGCCACGATGCCGGTCATCGCCCGGCGCGGACGCCGCGGGGGAGGGGTGGAACCGACACCGAACGGCGGGTAGGTCGACGTGGGCGGGGCCCCGGAGCCGCCGTAGGGCGGGAACGTCTGGGTCGGCCCGCCGTGTCCCCACGTGCCGGCGGGCTGCTGCCCCGCCGGCTGACCACCCGGCTCCCCGTACGGCGAGGCGGAACCCTGCTCGCGGGTGTCGGTGTCGGTCGGACCCATGTCGGCTACCTCCTGCTCGGGCGCAGGTCGAGTGGGCACACCCTGGGTGGGGGCGTCACCGGTGGTGGCGTTCTCACCGTCGCCGGTGGTGGATCGGTGCCCGTCCTGCTGCATACCGATCACTCTGCGCCGCGACCCTGAGACGACCCTGTGACGGCCCTGGGAATCGCTTCGCCATTGCCCGAGAGTTCGCCCCGGGACCGCGTCGGGCCCCGGGGCCTCTCTCAGACCAGCTCGAGGATGGTGGCGTTGGCCGTACCGCCGCCCTCGCACATCGTCTGCAGGCCGTAGCGGATGTTCTTGTCCCGCATGTGGTGCACGAGCCGGGTGAGCAGGATCGTGCCGGAGCCGCCCAGGGGGTGCCCGACCGCGATCGCGCCGCCGAGAGGGTTCAGCTTCTCGGTCTCGGCGCCCAGCTCGGCCTGCCACGCGAGCGGGACCGGCGCGAACGCCTCGTTGACCTCGAACGCCCCGATGTCACCGATCGACAGGCCGGAGCGCTTGAGCGCCTTCTGGGTCGCCGGGATCGGGCCGGTGAGCATGCGCAGCGGGTCCGCGCCGGAGACCGCGCCGGAGTGGTAGCGCGCGATCGGGGTCAGCCCGAGCTCCTTCGCCCGCTCCGGGGTCATGATCAGCACGGCGGACGCGCCGTCGGAGATCTGCGAGCTGTTCCCGGCGTGGATCACGCCGTTCTCGCTGAACGAGGGCTTGAGCTTGGCCAGCGTCTCCGGGGTGGTCCCGCGGCGCAGGCCCTCGTCGGCGGTGAAGCCGGGCGCGCCGGGCACCGGGGCGAGCTGGTCGTCGAACGCGCCGGCGTCGATCGCGGCGGCGGCGAGCTCGTGCGAGCGGGAGGCGTACTCGTCGAGACGCTGCCGGGAGAAGCCCCAGTCGCGGGCGATCCGCTCGGCACCGACACCCTGGTTGAAGTCCTCGTTGGGGAACTCGCCCGAGGTCAGGTCGGCCTTGTAGCGCTCACGCACGAGCGGGCCGTACTGGCGGCCCAGCGACGGGTCGCGCCCGGCGCCCAGCGGCACCCGGGTCATCGTCTCCACCCCGCCGGCGACGACGACGTCGTACTGCCCGGCCATCACCATGCCCGCGGCGAAGTCGAACGAGCTCTGGCTCGACCCGCAGGCGCGGTTGATGGTCACGCCGGGCACGGTCTCCGGCCAGCCCGCGGCGAGCACGGCGTAGCGCCCGACCTGCGCGGCCTGCTCCCCGACCTGGTTCACGCAGCCCCACACGACGTCGTCGACGAGGTTGGGGTCGAGACCGGTGCGACGGGCCAGCTCGGTCAGCACCGCGGCGGAGAGGTCGGCCGCGTGGATGTCGGCCAGCGACCCCTTCCGCTTGCCGATGGGGGTGCGTACGGCGTCCACGACGACG is a window encoding:
- a CDS encoding DedA family protein, which produces MSVFTWLDAELTPEAGQAAYLAVAGGVLLGSIVPVVPTGAVVGAAAAVAMTSPALSLPLVLLISAVAALAGDLVTFGVARAGSETVVGWLTRGQTPERLERMRGTFAERGWLVVMVGRIVPAGRIPVLVAAAAMGLTWRRLVPATAVGAVLWALLYGVLGVATGGLFDSPVVAALVATVLVLVVGGVSALIGRWRSRRSTEPAAAAGAPERS
- a CDS encoding phage holin family protein — translated: MTPTPDRGRQPEPGRLVRGGRSLARVLLVWLTATVTLWVLDDALSGFAMEHWWLAPVCALLLGLLAAVVWPLVMRVALPVAVYTFGLGGLVLLAVAVVAVFSVVPGVTLAGPVEALAVVLGTAVATVLVSALLAIDTDEIFFRRTGRRARRHVAGGASPSPGVLFLQVDGLGLPTLRRAVRDGTMPTLARWLADGSHHLAGWHTDWSAQTGASQCGILHGDNDDVVGFRWYEKDRRRVVTCSSPGDAAEIERRHSDGHGLLSQDGAGRGNLFTGDAAHVSLTLSAVPLLTRARGGRVRRDRIGAGYYAYFANPVNAVRTFVAALADVVRELVDAARQRRADVRPRIRRGGLYPLARAGTTVVARDVLVSALIEDMLAGRPVAYADFVGYDEVAHHSGIERADALHVLRTIDQQIGRLARAAELAPRPYELVVLSDHGQTQGQAFTDRFGESVEHLVGRLCGEPGDDPAGEEPPEPVRAPRSADGWQLGATLAEAGSGVGPVARLLTARRTHADRVAARTAPERPASRAAPDVLVLASGHTALVSFTAVEGRASLERVERRYPDLLPGLVDHPGVGFLLVRGEHDGPMVLGRDGTHRLSDGVVTGEDPLEPYGPHAAALVARMDGFTHCADLMVNSRYDPVREDASPFEPHVGSHGGLGGPQNDAFVLYPAGWSGPETEIVGAEALHRVLRGWLTDLGHLNAVEAGEARTSG
- a CDS encoding S1C family serine protease; protein product: MGPTDTDTREQGSASPYGEPGGQPAGQQPAGTWGHGGPTQTFPPYGGSGAPPTSTYPPFGVGSTPPPRRPRRAMTGIVAAALAAGLVGGGVGFGGAYALMDTSGGGSTTLTSASSPAQASTPADGTVAGAAAKAMPSTVDIQVRTAQGTAEGSGVILTADGDVLTNNHVVSGAQGGQISVTLADGSSHTASVVGTSPSYDLAVIKLQGVSGLTAATLGQSGDVQVGEQVVAIGSPQGLSGTVTAGIVSAQNRTVTAGGDGEAPVVYNGLQTDAPINQGNSGGPLVNLAGQVVGINSAIATSGQNAGSIGLGFAIPVDQARRVAQELMTNGTATKPQLGVQGTVASSATGAATPATGGAQISTVQPGSAAERAGLRTGDVVTKVGDTPVSDFTDLVARVGTYAPGENVTLTVTNGGATRTVPVTLGSVPDQAATTSTGNGAQGGSGQGGTSPFGGADPFGQGGN
- a CDS encoding thiolase family protein; translation: MPEAVVVDAVRTPIGKRKGSLADIHAADLSAAVLTELARRTGLDPNLVDDVVWGCVNQVGEQAAQVGRYAVLAAGWPETVPGVTINRACGSSQSSFDFAAGMVMAGQYDVVVAGGVETMTRVPLGAGRDPSLGRQYGPLVRERYKADLTSGEFPNEDFNQGVGAERIARDWGFSRQRLDEYASRSHELAAAAIDAGAFDDQLAPVPGAPGFTADEGLRRGTTPETLAKLKPSFSENGVIHAGNSSQISDGASAVLIMTPERAKELGLTPIARYHSGAVSGADPLRMLTGPIPATQKALKRSGLSIGDIGAFEVNEAFAPVPLAWQAELGAETEKLNPLGGAIAVGHPLGGSGTILLTRLVHHMRDKNIRYGLQTMCEGGGTANATILELV